From Streptomyces sp. NBC_00683, one genomic window encodes:
- a CDS encoding ATP-dependent helicase yields MSSSFTTRNSPHRQARRRTPGAYRLVRTPPGSVDPPLLDAGQRAVVDHRTGPLLVLAGPGTGKTTTLVEAVAARVAAGTDPARILVLTFSRKAAVELRDRMASRLGGPRGPQATTFHSYCYALVRAHQDADLFADPLRLLSGPEQDVTVRELLAGQLGLEQAGLAHVRWPDELRACLTTRGFADEVRAVLARSRELGLGPDALAAFARRTGRPDWSAAAQFLAEYLDVLDAQGVLDYAELVHRAVLLAERPEVGALLARSYDAVFVDEYQDTDPAQVRLLHALAGNSGSAPGTGGGRTLIAFGDPDQSIYAFRGADVNGILEFPDTFRRADGAPAPVGVLTTSRRSGAQLLAATRLLTRRMPLTRLPSDKVRAHRELSAVRGGGRVETYTYPTASTELENIADLLRRAHLEEGVPWKDMAVLVRAGGRSIPAVRRALTSAGVPLEVDGDDLPLRHEPAVAPLLTALRTVATAAVGRAVPERHEDAGTGEDTAHGDTDSDSDGDTDTDTDTDSAADAGRLDTETALTLLTSPLGSMDAADLRRLGRALRDEERAAGNRVPPPSGELLARALAEPERLVAHDPAYARGAQRLGALLRKARELLEGGGTAEEALWALWDGTPWPGRLERAALRGGAGGRNADRDLDAVCALFETAARAEERTGGRGALNFLEEVDAQDIAADTLSRRAVRPDAVRLMTAHRSKGLEWRLVVVAGVQEGLWPDLRRRGSLLEADRIGRDGLAEPLTPGALLAEERRLFYVAATRARERLVVTAVKAPADDGDQPSRFLTELGVEPRDITGRPRRPLAVASLVAELRATTVDPAASAALRDAAAHRLARLAALADDEGQPLVPAAHPYRWWGLNEPTRSEVPLRDRDHPVALSGSALDQLANTCALQWFLGREVKADAPATAAQGFGNVVHVLADEVASGRTAADLDVLMERLDSVWNGLVFDAPWKSQQEKDQARAALERFLRWHVMDRTGRTPAASEHDFDVTLEAGEYAVRIRGSMDRVEQDTEGRAYVVDFKTGKGAPTKDEVAAHPQLAVYQLAVREGAVDDVFDGRRPDSGGAELVQLRQPAPKKEGGDALPKVQAQEPLSGEWVSDLLATAAGRVLDERFTPTAGQHCTHCTFRASCSAQPEGRQIIE; encoded by the coding sequence GTGAGCTCCTCCTTCACCACCCGGAACAGTCCGCACCGTCAGGCACGGCGGCGGACCCCGGGCGCCTACCGGCTGGTGCGCACCCCGCCGGGATCCGTGGACCCCCCTCTCCTGGACGCAGGTCAACGCGCGGTGGTTGACCACCGGACCGGCCCGCTGCTGGTCCTCGCCGGACCGGGCACGGGCAAGACCACCACGCTCGTCGAGGCCGTCGCCGCCCGCGTGGCCGCGGGGACCGACCCGGCCCGCATCCTGGTCCTCACCTTCAGCCGCAAGGCGGCCGTGGAACTGCGCGACCGGATGGCGTCCCGGCTCGGTGGCCCCAGGGGCCCGCAGGCCACCACCTTCCACTCGTACTGCTACGCCCTGGTGCGCGCACACCAGGACGCCGACCTGTTCGCCGATCCGCTGCGGCTGCTCTCCGGACCCGAGCAGGACGTCACCGTCCGCGAGCTCCTCGCGGGCCAGCTCGGCCTCGAACAGGCAGGGCTCGCCCATGTCCGCTGGCCCGACGAGCTGCGGGCCTGTCTGACCACGCGCGGCTTCGCCGACGAGGTGCGCGCGGTGCTGGCCCGCAGCCGCGAACTCGGTCTCGGCCCGGACGCCCTCGCCGCCTTCGCGCGCCGCACCGGCCGCCCGGACTGGAGCGCCGCCGCGCAGTTCCTCGCCGAATACCTGGACGTCCTCGACGCACAGGGCGTCCTGGACTACGCGGAACTGGTCCACCGGGCCGTCCTGCTCGCCGAGCGTCCCGAGGTCGGCGCACTGCTGGCCCGGAGCTACGACGCGGTCTTCGTCGACGAGTACCAGGACACGGACCCGGCCCAGGTGCGGCTGCTGCACGCGCTCGCGGGGAACTCCGGGAGCGCCCCGGGCACCGGGGGAGGCCGGACACTGATCGCCTTCGGCGACCCGGACCAGTCGATCTACGCCTTCCGGGGCGCCGATGTGAACGGCATCCTCGAGTTCCCCGACACCTTCCGCCGTGCCGACGGCGCGCCCGCCCCCGTCGGTGTCCTCACCACCTCGCGCCGCTCCGGCGCGCAGCTGCTCGCCGCCACCCGGCTGCTCACCCGCCGGATGCCGCTCACCCGCCTGCCGTCGGACAAGGTCCGGGCCCACCGCGAGCTGTCCGCCGTACGCGGAGGCGGCCGCGTCGAGACGTACACCTATCCGACCGCTTCCACCGAGCTGGAGAACATCGCCGACCTGCTGCGGCGTGCGCACCTGGAGGAGGGCGTGCCGTGGAAGGACATGGCGGTCCTCGTGCGTGCCGGAGGCCGGTCGATTCCCGCCGTGCGCAGGGCGCTGACCTCCGCCGGTGTGCCGCTGGAGGTGGACGGCGACGACCTTCCGCTGCGACATGAGCCGGCGGTCGCACCCCTGCTGACCGCGCTGCGGACGGTGGCGACGGCGGCGGTGGGCCGCGCCGTGCCCGAGCGGCACGAGGACGCCGGGACGGGCGAGGACACCGCCCACGGCGACACCGACAGTGACAGTGACGGCGACACCGACACCGACACTGACACCGACAGCGCCGCGGATGCGGGCCGGCTCGACACCGAGACCGCCCTCACCCTCCTCACCTCCCCGCTCGGCTCCATGGACGCCGCCGATCTGCGGCGCCTGGGCCGTGCCCTGCGCGACGAGGAGCGGGCCGCCGGCAACCGTGTGCCGCCGCCGTCCGGCGAGCTGCTGGCCCGGGCCCTCGCCGAGCCCGAGCGCCTCGTCGCGCACGATCCTGCATACGCCCGCGGCGCCCAGCGCCTCGGTGCGCTCCTGCGCAAGGCCCGCGAACTCCTGGAGGGCGGCGGCACCGCCGAGGAGGCCCTGTGGGCCCTGTGGGACGGCACCCCCTGGCCCGGAAGGCTGGAGCGGGCAGCCCTGCGCGGCGGCGCGGGCGGCCGGAACGCCGACCGGGACCTCGACGCCGTGTGCGCCCTCTTCGAGACAGCGGCCCGCGCCGAGGAGCGCACCGGAGGACGAGGCGCGCTCAACTTCCTGGAAGAGGTCGACGCCCAGGACATCGCCGCCGACACGCTCTCCCGGCGTGCCGTGCGCCCCGATGCCGTACGGCTGATGACCGCGCACCGCTCCAAGGGCCTGGAGTGGCGGCTGGTCGTCGTCGCCGGGGTGCAGGAAGGGCTCTGGCCCGACCTGCGCCGCCGCGGTTCGCTCCTCGAGGCGGACCGGATCGGCCGTGACGGCCTGGCCGAACCCCTCACCCCGGGGGCGCTCCTGGCCGAGGAACGCCGCCTGTTCTACGTCGCGGCCACCCGCGCCCGGGAACGTCTCGTCGTCACGGCCGTCAAGGCCCCCGCCGACGACGGCGACCAGCCGTCACGCTTCCTCACCGAACTCGGGGTCGAACCCCGCGACATCACCGGCCGGCCCCGCCGTCCGCTCGCGGTCGCCTCGCTCGTCGCCGAACTCCGGGCGACGACCGTCGACCCCGCAGCCTCGGCCGCCCTGCGCGACGCCGCCGCCCACCGGCTCGCCCGGCTCGCCGCGCTGGCCGACGACGAGGGCCAGCCGCTGGTGCCCGCGGCCCATCCGTACCGCTGGTGGGGACTGAACGAGCCGACCCGTTCCGAGGTGCCGCTCCGCGACCGGGACCATCCCGTCGCGCTGTCCGGGAGCGCCCTCGACCAGCTGGCCAACACCTGCGCCCTGCAGTGGTTCCTGGGCCGTGAGGTGAAGGCCGACGCCCCGGCGACGGCCGCGCAGGGCTTCGGCAACGTGGTCCACGTACTCGCCGACGAAGTGGCCTCCGGCCGTACCGCCGCCGACCTGGACGTCCTGATGGAGCGCCTGGACTCCGTCTGGAACGGCCTGGTCTTCGACGCCCCCTGGAAGTCCCAGCAGGAGAAGGACCAGGCGCGCGCCGCCCTGGAGCGCTTCCTGCGCTGGCACGTCATGGACCGCACCGGTCGCACCCCGGCCGCCAGCGAGCACGACTTCGACGTGACGCTCGAAGCGGGGGAGTACGCGGTGCGCATCCGGGGCTCCATGGACCGGGTCGAACAGGACACCGAGGGCCGGGCGTACGTCGTCGACTTCAAGACCGGGAAGGGGGCCCCGACCAAGGACGAGGTGGCCGCGCACCCCCAGCTCGCCGTGTACCAGCTGGCGGTCAGGGAAGGCGCCGTCGACGACGTCTTCGACGGCCGGCGCCCCGATTCCGGCGGTGCCGAACTCGTACAGCTGCGCCAGCCGGCCCCGAAGAAGGAGGGCGGCGACGCCCTTCCCAAGGTGCAGGCCCAGGAACCCCTGTCGGGGGAGTGGGTCTCGGACCTGCTGGCCACGGCAGCCGGCCGCGTCCTGGACGAACGCTTCACACCCACGGCCGGTCAGCACTGCACCCACTGCACCTTCCGGGCCTCGTGCAGCGCACAGCCCGAAGGCCGTCAGATCATCGAGTGA
- a CDS encoding MGMT family protein has protein sequence MSEDRTSGGAAGAAPQPPTDAELPEYAERVLDVADLIPPGRVMTYGDVAEWLGDGGPRQVGRTMALYGSAVPWWRVVRADGALLPGHELRALDHYREEGTPLREASRSGVHLPRLDMKRARWDGVTDATGRPGSGPDHGPAGGEEAHI, from the coding sequence ATGAGCGAAGACCGGACGAGCGGCGGCGCTGCCGGTGCGGCGCCGCAGCCCCCCACGGACGCGGAACTGCCCGAGTACGCGGAGCGGGTCCTGGACGTCGCCGACCTGATCCCGCCCGGCCGCGTCATGACGTACGGCGATGTGGCGGAGTGGCTCGGCGACGGCGGACCGAGACAGGTCGGCCGGACGATGGCCCTGTACGGCTCCGCGGTGCCCTGGTGGCGTGTCGTGCGGGCCGACGGGGCACTGCTCCCGGGGCACGAGCTGCGGGCGCTGGACCACTACCGCGAGGAGGGCACACCACTGCGCGAAGCCTCGCGCAGTGGTGTGCACCTCCCGCGCCTCGACATGAAGCGCGCCAGATGGGACGGCGTCACGGACGCGACAGGCCGTCCGGGCAGCGGTCCGGACCACGGTCCGGCCGGGGGCGAGGAAGCTCACATCTGA
- a CDS encoding lysylphosphatidylglycerol synthase domain-containing protein, whose product MQPPKAADASDAEPRPNAADAPDAQTAATDDRSTPGTEGEHLAGSTLATAGAGLTDRVSGDEPLLPARVHRPSDLLRLLVGVLAIVLLFSIAAFAQGTTTGLEDDISKGTDQAPDLLIKIAGLVSSIAVLLVPVAFAIERLVKRDGLRIADGVLAAVLAHGVTLATDLWVARSASGTIQDALTQPQPGDALTDPVHGYLAPVIAYMTAVGMARRPRWRVVLWVVLLLDAFAMLVGGYTTPFSIILTVLIGWTVAYGTLYAVGSPNVRPTGQHLMAGLRHVGFHPVAAMRTEDTADNVDQSDRGRRYLVTLEDGPPLDVTVVDREQQAQGFFYRVWRRLTLRSITQRRSIQSLRQALEQEALLAYAAIAAGANAPKLIATSELGPDAVMLVYEHIGGRSLDSMEDEEITDDLVRGAWRQVKALQSRRIAHRRLTGDAILVDRSGTVFVTDLRGGEIAAGDLILRMDVAQLLTTTGLRVGAERAVAGALAVLGPDAVADSLPLLQPIALSRSTRATLRRIARERSQREREAVLEASQSAKQARADGQDEAAAGDRKTARKSLRTEKQAEKRAIDDALDEAREEDLLAQIRRQVLLIRPQAPVEPVRLERIKPRTLFSFIAGSIAAYFLISQVTEADFGTVVEQAEWGWVAAALGFSALSYIAAAMSLLGFVPERVPFGKTVLAQVAGSFVKIVAPAAVGGVALNTRFLQRAGVRPGLAVASVGASQLFGLGCHILLLALFGYLTGTEKTPDSLTPSRTVIAGLLTVAVLVLVVTAIPFMRKFIVTRVRSLFAGVVPRMLDVVQRPQKLVTGIGGMLLLTGLFVLCLDASIRAFSGPDVPQLSYASIAVVFLAGNALGSAAPTPGGMGAVEGALTLGLIAVGLPKEVAAPAVLLYRVMTLWLPVLPGWICFNQLTRKGEL is encoded by the coding sequence GTGCAGCCACCGAAGGCGGCCGACGCCTCTGATGCGGAGCCGCGGCCGAACGCGGCCGACGCCCCGGATGCGCAGACCGCCGCCACGGACGACCGGAGCACCCCCGGGACCGAGGGGGAGCACCTCGCGGGCTCGACCCTCGCCACGGCCGGCGCGGGGCTGACCGACCGCGTATCGGGTGACGAGCCGCTGCTGCCCGCCCGTGTGCACCGCCCCTCCGATCTGCTGCGGCTCCTCGTCGGTGTCCTCGCGATCGTCCTTCTCTTCTCCATCGCCGCCTTCGCCCAGGGCACCACCACCGGCCTCGAGGACGACATCTCCAAGGGCACCGACCAGGCGCCCGACCTGCTGATCAAGATCGCCGGACTGGTGTCCAGCATCGCTGTGCTGCTCGTACCGGTCGCCTTCGCGATCGAGCGTCTGGTCAAACGTGACGGGCTGCGCATCGCGGACGGCGTGCTCGCCGCCGTGCTGGCCCACGGGGTGACGCTGGCCACCGACCTCTGGGTCGCGAGATCGGCGTCCGGGACGATCCAGGACGCGCTGACCCAGCCGCAGCCCGGTGACGCGCTCACCGATCCCGTACACGGTTATCTCGCCCCCGTGATCGCCTACATGACAGCGGTGGGCATGGCGCGCAGACCGCGCTGGCGGGTCGTGCTGTGGGTGGTGCTGCTCCTGGACGCGTTCGCGATGCTGGTCGGTGGCTACACCACGCCGTTCTCGATCATCCTGACCGTGCTCATCGGCTGGACCGTGGCGTACGGCACGCTGTACGCGGTCGGTTCGCCGAACGTCCGTCCGACCGGCCAGCACCTGATGGCCGGTCTGCGCCATGTGGGCTTCCACCCGGTCGCCGCGATGCGCACCGAGGACACCGCCGACAACGTCGACCAGAGCGACCGCGGCCGCCGCTATCTGGTCACCCTGGAGGACGGTCCACCGCTGGATGTGACGGTCGTCGACCGGGAACAGCAGGCACAGGGCTTCTTCTACCGGGTGTGGCGCAGGCTCACCCTGCGCAGCATCACCCAGCGCCGCTCCATCCAGTCACTGCGCCAGGCTCTGGAGCAGGAGGCGCTGCTCGCGTACGCGGCGATCGCCGCCGGGGCCAACGCGCCCAAGCTGATCGCGACCTCCGAGCTCGGTCCCGACGCCGTGATGCTGGTGTACGAGCACATCGGCGGGCGCTCGCTGGACTCGATGGAGGACGAGGAGATCACCGACGACCTGGTGCGCGGCGCCTGGCGGCAGGTCAAGGCGCTCCAGTCGCGGCGGATCGCGCACCGCAGGCTCACCGGTGACGCGATTCTGGTGGATCGTTCCGGCACGGTGTTCGTCACGGATCTCCGCGGCGGTGAGATCGCCGCCGGCGACCTGATCCTGCGCATGGACGTCGCCCAGCTGCTGACCACCACGGGGCTTCGGGTGGGTGCCGAACGGGCGGTGGCCGGGGCGCTCGCCGTGCTCGGTCCCGACGCCGTGGCCGACAGCCTGCCGCTGCTCCAGCCGATCGCGCTCAGTCGCTCCACCCGGGCGACGCTGCGCAGGATCGCCCGCGAGCGCTCGCAGCGCGAGCGTGAGGCCGTGCTCGAGGCCTCCCAGTCGGCCAAGCAGGCCAGGGCGGACGGGCAGGACGAAGCGGCGGCAGGCGACCGCAAGACGGCACGCAAGTCGCTGCGCACGGAGAAGCAGGCCGAGAAGCGCGCGATCGACGACGCCCTGGACGAGGCACGCGAGGAGGACCTGCTCGCGCAGATCCGCCGGCAGGTGCTGCTGATCCGGCCGCAGGCGCCGGTCGAGCCGGTGCGGCTCGAACGCATCAAGCCGCGCACCCTGTTCAGCTTCATCGCGGGTTCGATCGCCGCGTACTTCCTGATCTCGCAGGTCACCGAGGCCGACTTCGGGACGGTCGTCGAGCAGGCGGAATGGGGCTGGGTGGCGGCGGCGCTGGGCTTCTCCGCCCTCAGCTACATCGCGGCGGCCATGAGCCTGCTGGGCTTCGTGCCGGAGCGGGTGCCGTTCGGCAAGACGGTGCTGGCGCAGGTGGCCGGGTCGTTCGTGAAGATCGTCGCACCGGCGGCGGTCGGAGGTGTGGCCCTGAACACCCGCTTCCTGCAGCGCGCCGGAGTACGCCCGGGGCTCGCCGTCGCGAGTGTCGGCGCCTCCCAGCTGTTCGGTCTCGGCTGCCACATCCTGCTGCTCGCCCTGTTCGGCTATCTGACCGGTACGGAGAAGACGCCGGACTCGCTCACCCCGTCGAGAACGGTCATCGCGGGGCTGCTCACCGTCGCGGTGCTCGTGCTGGTGGTGACCGCGATCCCCTTCATGCGGAAGTTCATCGTGACCCGGGTGCGGTCGCTGTTCGCCGGGGTCGTGCCCCGCATGCTCGACGTCGTGCAGCGCCCGCAGAAGCTGGTCACCGGCATCGGCGGCATGCTGCTGCTGACCGGCCTGTTCGTGCTCTGCCTGGACGCGTCCATCCGCGCGTTCAGCGGTCCCGACGTACCGCAGCTCAGTTACGCCAGCATCGCGGTGGTCTTCCTCGCGGGCAACGCCCTGGGATCCGCGGCGCCGACCCCGGGCGGTATGGGGGCGGTCGAGGGTGCGCTGACCCTGGGTCTCATCGCGGTGGGCCTGCCGAAGGAGGTCGCGGCGCCTGCGGTGCTCCTGTACCGCGTGATGACGCTGTGGCTGCCGGTGCTTCCCGGCTGGATCTGCTTCAACCAGCTGACCCGGAAGGGCGAGCTCTAG